A region from the Spea bombifrons isolate aSpeBom1 chromosome 7, aSpeBom1.2.pri, whole genome shotgun sequence genome encodes:
- the HAGH gene encoding hydroxyacylglutathione hydrolase, mitochondrial isoform X2, whose protein sequence is MGNIGSAFFGNGAQDQTSFELRNSKVVSQANMKVELLPALTDNYMYLLIDEETKEAAIVDPVQPQKVVDAVKKHGVKLTTVLTTHHHWDHAGGNEKLVKLVSGLKVYGGDSRVGALTQKVSHLTSFQVGSLHVKCLFTPCHTSGHICYFVTQPNSSDPPAVFTGDTLFVAGCGKFFEGTAEEMYKALVEILGQLPPETRVYCGHEYTINNLKFARHVEPNNEAIKQKLSWAKETYNNGEPTIPSTIAEEFTFNPFMRVREKSVQHHAGKDDPISTMGAIRKEKDNFKKSSSRL, encoded by the exons ATGGGAAACATCG GCTCTGCTTTTTTTGGAAACGGCGCGCAGGATCAAACCAGTTTCGAATTGAGAAACTCCAAAGTGGTTTCTCAGGCCAACATGAAAGTTGAGCTTCTTCCGGCGCTAACCGACAACTACATGTACCTCCTCATCGATGAGGAGACCAAAGAGGCGGCCATTGTCGACCCTGTGCAGCCACAAAAG GTGGTTGATGCCGTCAAGAAACATGGAGTGAAACTGACGACCGTCCTCACAACCCACCACCACTG GGATCATGCCGGCGGAAACGAGAAACTTGTGAAGCTGGTTTCTGGGTTAAAGGTGTACGGCGGAGATAGCAGAGTTGGGGCGCTTACCCAAAAAGTCTCTCATCTGACCTCATTTCAG GTGGGGTCTCTCCATGTGaaatgccttttcaccccctgtCACACCTCAGGCCATATCTGCTACTTTGTGACGCAGCCGAACAGCTCAGATCCCCCCGCGGTATTCACCG GTGACACCCTGTTTGTCGCTGGGTGCGGGAAGTTCTTTGAAGGGACGGCGGAGGAGATGTACAAAGCCTTGGTTGAGATATTAGGTCAACTTCCTCCCGAAACG AGAGTCTACTGCGGACACGAATACACAATCAACAACTTAAAGTTTGCACGTCACGTCGAACCAAACAACGAGGCCATAAAACAAAAGTTATCGTGGGCCAAG GAGACTTACAACAATGGAGAACCCACCATACCTTCAACCATTGCAGAAGAATTTACTTTTAATCCCTTTATGAGAGTGAG AGAGAAGTCCGTGCAGCACCACGCCGGCAAAGATGACCCGATTTCAACCATGGGTGCAATCCGTAAAGAAAAAGATAATTTCAAG AAGTCGTCATCTCGGCTCTGA
- the FAHD1 gene encoding acylpyruvase FAHD1, mitochondrial: MASPKNLSRFWEWGRKIICVGRNYAEHAKELKNAVPTEPVLFLKSPTAYVTEGSAVIMPYYSSNLHHEVELGVVIGKSGRDISQSHAMEHVEGYALCLDMTARDVQDKCKEKGLPWTLAKAFDTSCPISDFIPKDKIPDPHNLRIWLKVNDSLRQEGSTSSMIFSIPFLISYISKIISLEEGDLILTGTPKGVASVQENDEMVAGIDDIISMKFKVEKQP; this comes from the coding sequence ATGGCTTCACCGAAGAATCTCAGCAGGTTCTGGGAATGGGGTCGGAAAATCATTTGCGTCGGCAGAAACTACGCCGAACACGCCAAGGAACTTAAAAACGCGGTCCCCACAGAACCGGTCCTCTTTCTGAAATCGCCGACGGCCTATGTGACGGAAGGCTCGGCAGTGATCATGCCCTACTACAGCAGCAACCTGCATCACGAGGTGGAACTTGGGGTTGTGATTGGGAAGAGTGGGAGAGACATCTCTCAGTCGCATGCGATGGAACATGTGGAGGGCTACGCTTTGTGTCTGGACATGACGGCGAGAGATGTACAAGATAAGTGCAAGGAGAAAGGGCTGCCTTGGACTTTGGCAAAAGCATTCGATACATCTTGTCCTATCAGCGACTTCATCCCCAAAGACAAAATACCAGACCCCCATAATCTGAGAATATGGCTGAAGGTTAATGACAGCCTCAGGCAAGAAGGGAGTACGTCTTCCATGATCTTCTCAATTCCGTTTCTTATTAGCTATATCAGCAAGATCATATCTCTGGAAGAAGGAGATCTCATCCTAACGGGAACGCCAAAAGGGGTGGCTTCAGTGCAGGAGAACGATGAGATGGTGGCTGGAATCGATGATATTATTAGTATGAAATTCAAAGTCGAAAAACAGCCGTAA
- the HAGH gene encoding hydroxyacylglutathione hydrolase, mitochondrial isoform X1 produces MQRVQFLLGSLQPAPFRMMLSGCRRRLWCALSFLGAGAGYRVGSAFFGNGAQDQTSFELRNSKVVSQANMKVELLPALTDNYMYLLIDEETKEAAIVDPVQPQKVVDAVKKHGVKLTTVLTTHHHWDHAGGNEKLVKLVSGLKVYGGDSRVGALTQKVSHLTSFQVGSLHVKCLFTPCHTSGHICYFVTQPNSSDPPAVFTGDTLFVAGCGKFFEGTAEEMYKALVEILGQLPPETRVYCGHEYTINNLKFARHVEPNNEAIKQKLSWAKETYNNGEPTIPSTIAEEFTFNPFMRVREKSVQHHAGKDDPISTMGAIRKEKDNFKKSSSRL; encoded by the exons ATGCAGCGAGTGCAGTTCCTGTTGGGCAGTTTGCAGCCGGCCCCCTTCAGGATGATGCTGTCTGGGTGCAGGAGGAGGCTGTGGTGCGCACTGTCCTTCCTGGGAGCTGGGGCTGGCTACAGAGTCG GCTCTGCTTTTTTTGGAAACGGCGCGCAGGATCAAACCAGTTTCGAATTGAGAAACTCCAAAGTGGTTTCTCAGGCCAACATGAAAGTTGAGCTTCTTCCGGCGCTAACCGACAACTACATGTACCTCCTCATCGATGAGGAGACCAAAGAGGCGGCCATTGTCGACCCTGTGCAGCCACAAAAG GTGGTTGATGCCGTCAAGAAACATGGAGTGAAACTGACGACCGTCCTCACAACCCACCACCACTG GGATCATGCCGGCGGAAACGAGAAACTTGTGAAGCTGGTTTCTGGGTTAAAGGTGTACGGCGGAGATAGCAGAGTTGGGGCGCTTACCCAAAAAGTCTCTCATCTGACCTCATTTCAG GTGGGGTCTCTCCATGTGaaatgccttttcaccccctgtCACACCTCAGGCCATATCTGCTACTTTGTGACGCAGCCGAACAGCTCAGATCCCCCCGCGGTATTCACCG GTGACACCCTGTTTGTCGCTGGGTGCGGGAAGTTCTTTGAAGGGACGGCGGAGGAGATGTACAAAGCCTTGGTTGAGATATTAGGTCAACTTCCTCCCGAAACG AGAGTCTACTGCGGACACGAATACACAATCAACAACTTAAAGTTTGCACGTCACGTCGAACCAAACAACGAGGCCATAAAACAAAAGTTATCGTGGGCCAAG GAGACTTACAACAATGGAGAACCCACCATACCTTCAACCATTGCAGAAGAATTTACTTTTAATCCCTTTATGAGAGTGAG AGAGAAGTCCGTGCAGCACCACGCCGGCAAAGATGACCCGATTTCAACCATGGGTGCAATCCGTAAAGAAAAAGATAATTTCAAG AAGTCGTCATCTCGGCTCTGA
- the MEIOB gene encoding meiosis-specific with OB domain-containing protein translates to MAQSNFDQRFVNISDLHPNLSRPVGINIGSERYTFGFTIRDSPAFFINASAWGREDYIRSLSGSFQVGDCVIIENPLVQTKDVEKEEKFNPSTPSYYRLLISEVHSLVKICSKFEVDNALLSLVHLPTKDPQDYYSLGDIVANGQSLNRKIINILAAVRSVGEVKGFVTSDKRRGQRCEVKLFDDLVSSFAMVCWDNESIQIAQTWIPRETVLFASDIRINYDAFRNTMVATVVSKTIFTTNPDTPEAQALLNYARDCNETGLLDEENEDIAKDSVDLQAIRDVYTVQQIKERASHSLGKNDPIYGIVFAYISALNIDCETHKVIRYRCSQCHYIIPDPTAGCTYAFCSDLSPDPKTVITSLDLKVDVTDHTGTLSCILSGSVAEETLSCKVDRFFNLTEDQKTLLKWNFLLERCKIYLKVFLSTNSRNGMRVTALSCKIADPVEASRH, encoded by the exons ATGGCGCAATCTAATTTCGATCAGAGATTTGTCAACATTTCAGACCTGCACCCTAATCTCTCCCGCCCAGTGGGTATCA ATATTGGATCTGAAAGGTACACATTTGGTTTCACCATAAGGGATTCTCCAGCATTCTTCATAAATGCATCGGCCTGGGGCAGAGAGGATTATATAAGATCTCTTTCTGGTAGCTTCCAGGTTGGAGACTGTG TTATTATTGAAAACCCCCTTGTGCAAACAAAAGAtgtagagaaagaagagaaattcAATCCCTCAACACCAAG ttATTACAGGTTGCTAATTAGCGAAGTTCATTCTTTGGTCAAGATTTGCTCCAAATTTGAAGTAGACAACGCTCTACTGTCCTTGGTGCACCTACCTACCAAAGATCCACAGGATTATTATTCCTTGGGTGACATTGTAGCCAACGGTCAGAGCCTAAATAGGAAAATCATTAATATTCTTGCAGCTGTGAGATCG GTTGGTGAAGTAAAAGGGTTTGTCACATCTGACAAAAGAAGAGGTCAGCGATGCGAAGTAAAGCTTTTTGATGATTTGGTTTCTTCTTTTGCAATGGTATG cTGGGACAACGAATCTATACAAATAGCACAGACCTGGATACCACGTGAAACAG TTCTATTTGCTTCAGACATACGAATAAATTACGATGCCTTCCGAAATACTATGGTTGCAACAGTTGTGTCCAAAACTATATTTACAACCAATCCAG acaCACCAGAAGCACAAGCTTTGTTAAATTATGCAAGAGACTGCAATGAAACCGGATTGCTTGATGAGGAAAATGAAGATATTGCAAAAGATTCTGTTGACT TACAGGCTATACGAGATGTATACACAGTGCAGCAAATAAAAGAGCGAGCCTCGCACAGCCTGGGAAAAAACGACCCCATCTACGGCATAGTGTTTGCTTACATATCTGCTCTGAATATCGATTGTGAAACTCACAAAGTAATTCGATATAGATG CTCTCAATGTCATTACATCATACCAGACCCCACAGCGGGCTGCACATATGCCTTCTGCAGCGACCTATCCCCCGACCCAAAAACCGTGATAACAAGCTTGGATTTAAAAGTGGACGTTACGGATCACACGGGTACGCTGTCCTGCATCTTATCTGGTAGCGTAGCTGAGGAAACGCTCTCGTGTAAG GTAGACAGGTTTTTCAATTTAACGGAAGACCAGAAAACCCTGCTGAAATGGAATTTTCTGTTGGAGCGTTGCAAAATCTATTTAAAG GTATTTTTATCTACAAATTCCAGAAACGGAATGCGAGTTACAGCGCTTTCCTGCAAAATAGCAGATCCAGTCGAAGCGAGCAGACACTAG
- the HAGHL gene encoding hydroxyacylglutathione hydrolase-like protein codes for MKVKVISVLDDNYMYLIIEEETKEAFAVDASVAKKLIEIVRKEGANLKAVLTTHHHLDHCRGNPDLTQRFPDLHIYGADDRIGGLTHKLVHNQELKFGGINVRCLFTPCHTSGHMSFFVWEDGCADAPALFSGDTLFVGGCGRFFEGTAEQMYKNLTETLGTLPSDTKIFCGHEYTVRNLKFALKVEPDNERVKEKLAWAKARDEDDIPTVPSSLEEEFHYNPFMRLKEEAVQKFTGKMDPVEVMRVLRKEKDNFKKKEQLPIPAILAFQLSLLSESRPAKK; via the exons ATGAAGGTGAAAGTGATCTCGGTTCTGGACGACAATTACATGTATCTGATCATCGAGGAGGAAACCAAAGAGGCTTTCGCGGTGGATGCTTCGGTTGCTAAAAAG TTAATCGAGATTGTGCGGAAAGAAGGCGCCAACCTAAAAGCGGTTCTGACGACGCACCATCACCT GGATCACTGCAGGGGGAACCCGGATCTCACGCAGAGGTTTCCAGACTTACACATTTATGGAGCTGATGACCGTATAGGCGGACTGACTCACAAGCTTGTCCATAACCAGGAGCTGAAG TTTGGAGGCATAAACGTGAGATGTCTCTTCACGCCGTGCCACACTTCTGGACACATGAGCTTCTTTGTGTGGGAGGATGGCTGCGCGGACGCCCCGGCTCTCTTTTCAG GGGACACCTTGTTTGTTGGAGGATGCGGGAGGTTTTTTGAAGGGACGGCGGAGCAGATGTACAAGAATCTGACGGAAACTTTGGGGACCCTGCCTAGCGACACT AAAATCTTTTGCGGCCACGAATACACCGTGAGGAACTTGAAGTTTGCGCTAAAGGTTGAGCCAGATAATGAGAGAGTGAAGGAAAAGCTTGCCTGGGCCAAG GCACGAGATGAGGATGACATTCCAACCGTTCCTTCTAGCCTCGAGGAAGAGTTTCATTACAACCCATTCATGAGACTAAA GGAAGAGGCTGTCCAGAAATTCACCGGTAAGATGGATCCAGTGGAAGTGATGAGGGtcctgagaaaagaaaaagacaatttTAAAAAGAAGGAGCAACTGCCGATCCCAGCAATCCTGGCGTTTCAGCTGAGTCTTCTCAGTGAGTCGCGGCCGGCCAAGAAATGA
- the CIAO3 gene encoding cytosolic iron-sulfur assembly component 3 produces MASHFSGVLQLTDLDDFIGPSQDCIKPVKVEKKPGKAAAKIRIEDDGSYFQITQDGTSEKLEKAKITLNDCLACSGCVTSAESVLISQQSHEELYKVLRLNETEDSSQHKLVVVSVSPQSRASLAAKFNLSVSDTAHKLTAFFKQLGVHHVFDTTFSRNFSLLENQEEFIKRFKRQKEEKTLPMLASACPGWICYAEKTHGSFIIPYISSTKSPQQVMGSLVKSHFAREKNLKPDQIYHVTVMPCYDKKLEASRPDFFSQEYETRDVDCVITTGEVMRMLEQERVSLSEVSSSPLDTLFSSAVDEEPLGHGGGGSGGYLEHIFKHAAQELFGVRVDHITYKPLKNKDFQEVTLEKDGKVVLQFALAYGFRNIQNLVQKLKRGRCTYHYVEVMACPSGCLNGGGQIRAEGEASKDLLQRVEQLYETVRPELPEENRAVQHLYERWLGGRDSAQVVQTLHTQYHAVEKVNTGLNIKW; encoded by the exons ATGGCGTCTCACTTCTCCGGTGTGCTGCAGCTCACTGACCTGGATGACTTCATCGGGCCCTCGCAG GACTGCATCAAGCCCGTTAAGGTTGAGAAGAAGCCGGGGAAGGCGGCAGCCAAGATCCGAATTGAAGATGACGGAAGTTATTTTCAAATCACTCAG GACGGAACCTCAGAAAAACTGGAAAAGGCAAAGATTACGCTTAACGACTGCCTGGCCTGCAGCGGCTGCGTCACGTCTGCGGAAAGCGTTCTGATCTCGCAGCAGAGCCACGAGGAGTTATACAAAGTCCTGCGTCTGAACGAG ACGGAAGATTCCTCCCAACACAAGCTGGTTGTCGTTTCTGTGTCTCCGCAGTCTCGGGCGTCCCTCGCGGCCAAGTTTAACCTGAGCGTCTCGGACACGGCGCACAAGCTGACTGCCTTCTTCAAGCAGCTGG GAGTCCATCATGTTTTCGACACCACTTTCTCGAGGAACTTCAGCCTCCTGGAGAACCAAGAAGAATTCATAAAGCGCTTCAAGCGACAGAAGGAGGAAAAGACTCTCCCCATGCTGGCTTCAGCCTGTCCAG gatGGATCTGCTATGCAGAGAAAACTCATGGAAGTTTTATTATCCCGTACATCAGCAGCACCAAGTCCCCGCAGCAAGTGATGGGGTCCCTGGTTAAGAGTCACTTTGCGCGTGAAAAG AATTTAAAACCCGACCAGATCTACCACGTCACAGTCATGCCCTGTTACGACAAGAAGCTGGAAGCCTCCAGACCAGACTTCTTTAGCCAGGAGTATGAGACCCGCGACGTGGACTGCGTGATTACGACCG GCGAGGTCATGCGGATGCTGGAGCAGGAGCGAGTGTCGTTATCGGAGGTCAGTTCTTCGCCCCTAGACACACT GTTCAGCAGCGCAGTGGACGAGGAGCCGCTCGGACACGGAGGCGGCGGATCAGGCGGATACTTGGAGCACATTTTTAAACACGCGGCCCAGGAACTGTTTGGCGTCCGCGTGGATCACATTACATACAAGCCTTTAAA GAATAAAGACTTCCAGGAGGTGACGTTGGAGAAGGATGGGAAAGTGGTTTTGCAGTTTGCGTTGGCCTACGGGTTTCGAAACATTCAGAACCTCGTCCAAAAGCTAAAACGAGGCCGCTGTACTTATCACTACGTGGAGGTGATGGCGTGTCCCTCAG GTTGTTTAAATGGTGGAGGGCAGATCAGAGCAGAAGGGGAAGCCAGTAAGGATCTTCTGCAGCGGGTAGAGCAGCTCTACGAGACGGTGAGGCCTGAGCTTCCGGAGGAGAACAGAGCTGTTCAGCATCTCTACGAGCGGTGGCTTGGGGGCCGTGACTCTGCGCAGGTCGTACAGACTCTCCACACTCAGTACCACGCGGTGGAGAAAGTAAACACGGGTCTGAACATTAAGTGGTGA